The genome window TGCAAACTCAGCAAGCAAAGAACCAAGAAAAACATAACATAAAACAAAAATTCCAGATCCCCAAAGACAAATCTTCAACTCCCTTGGCAAAATAGCAAAATCAACCTTGGCATCATCAAACCACATAATTTTAATGATACGTAGATAATAAAACGCCCCAATAACAGAAAAAACCACGCCAATTACAGCGAGTGGAATAAGTCCTGCATAAACAGCTGCAGAAAATGCATACCATTTACCAAAAAAACCAGCCATGGGCGGCATACCTGCCAACGAAAAAAGCTGTATAGTCATAATGGTAGCCATGAACAGATCAGTCTTCGCTAACCCTGATAAATCATGAATATCCTCAACATATCTGTCATTCAATCGCATTCCAAGGATAAAGGAAAATGAACCAAGTGTCATGACAAGATAGATGGTCATATAAAGGATAACACCTTTTATTCCCAATATATTCCCAGAAGATAATCCTACAAGGACATACCCCATATGACTGATCGATGAATAGGCCATTAAACGTTTAATATTATTCTGACCAATAGCAGCAAATGCACCCAACCCCATAGATGCAATTGCCATAAAAATTAAAATCTGTTGCCAAGCAGGCATAAATGCATCGGCTTTCCCTAACGGAATGAATGTAAATGCAATGATCCGGATGATTAATGCCATTGCTGCGATTTTAGAAGCCCCTGCAAAAAACGCTGTAATAGGCGTAGGCGCTCCTTCATAAACATCGGGTGTCCACATATGAAATGGAACCGCAGAAATTTTGAAAGCTAAACCCGCAAAAATAAAAACAATTCCTAAAAGAATGCCTAAATGCGAAGCCTGATCGCTTAAAACAGCAGATATTTCACGAAAACCAATTTGACCTGTAAACCCATAAATTAAGGAAATTCCATAAAGTAATAGTCCTGAAGATAAAGCACCTAAAACGAAATATTTCACACCTGCTTCAGAAGACTTTACATTATCACGATTAATGGCAGCTAAAACATACAAAGCTAAAGATTGTAACTCTAATCCCATATAAAGTGACAGCATATTTCCAGATGAAATCATAAACATCATACCAAGAGTCGCCAAAAGAACTAATATAGGAAACTCAAACTTATTTAATTTTTGAGAGCAGGTAAAATTAACAGACATAACGAGGGAAAATAAAGCACCGGTAAGCGTTAAAATCTTCATATAACGACTAAATGGATCAATAATGAGCGCATTCGTGTAAAAGAAACCGTCTTGACGAAAAAAAACTATTGAACAAATTGTTACAGCAAGAAGAAAAATTGCTAAACAAACAATCGTTAAATATGAACGAGCACCAGAATAAGCACCTATCAAAAGTAGCACCATCACTCCCAACGCTATGATAATTTCTGGAAGGATTAATATTAATTGAGCCATTATTTCAGTTTGCATGAGCGACCATCTTTTATTCAGTGTAGCTTATTGATAAGGGATTCTACCGCAAACGCACTCGTTTTAAGAATAGGTGCCGGATAAATGCCGAAGAATATTGTAAGAATGGCCATTGGGTAAAGAACAAACTTTTCTCTTGAAGAAAGGTCAGAAAGTACCTTTAGACTTTCCTTATCTAAAGGACCAAAAACCACACGTCGATAAAGATAAAGTGCATAAGCGGCCGATAAAATGACACCCATTGTAGAAAAAATAGCAACCAGCTTACTGACTTGAAATACACCAACTAAAGTCAAAAACTCACCCAAAAACCCTGAGCTTCCAGGTATACCAATATTAGCCATAGTAAAAATTAAAAAAACAACAGCATATTTAGGCATATTGTTTACTAAACCACCAAATGCTGAAATTTCACGTGTATGTAAACGATCGTAAATAACTCCAACACAAAGAAACAACGCTGCAGATACAATTCCATGAGATAGCATTTGATAAATAGCACCTTGAATACCCTGTTCGTTGGCAGCAAAAATACCCATTGTGACATATCCCATGTGAGCCACTGAAGAATAAGCAATAAGTTTTTTCATATCAGTTTGAACAAGTGCAACCAATGAAGCGTAAATAATTGCAATAAGCGATAAAGAAAAAACAAAAGGAGCAAAATTGGCAGACGCAATGGGAAACATTGGTAAAGAAAAACGGAGAAAACCATATCCTCCCAATTTAAGCAATACACCAGCTAAAATAACCGATCCTGCAGTTGGTGCTTCTACGTGAGCATCAGGTAACCACGTGTGAACCGGCCACATTGGCATTTTCACTGCGAATGAAGCAAAAAATGCGAGCCATAACCACGTTTGCATGTACGAAGGAAACTGATAATTCAACAAAACTGCTATATTAAGAGTTCCAGCTTCCCAATATATGCCCATAATAGCAAGCAACATTAATACAGAGCCAAGCAAAGTATATAAAAAAAACTTCATGCTAGCATAAACACGACGCCCCCCACCCCAAACACCAATAATGATGAACATTGGAATGAGGCTACCTTCAAAAAAAATATAAAATAACATTGCATCAAGAGAACAAAAGACCCCAATAATCGCAACTTCAAGAAGAAGAAAAGCAATCATATAAGCTTTCAATCTATCCTTGATAATTTCCCAGCTTGCTAGAATGCAAAAAGGTAATAAAAAGGCTGAAAGAACGACAAAAAGTACAGAAATACCATCGACCCCCATATGGTAACTAATACCGATATCAAGCCAATCAAACTTTTCAACCATTTGAAAGTTAGGATTTTCACTATCAAAACTTGCCCAAATAACCAAAGAAATAACAAAAACAAACACAGTTGTAAAAAATGCAACATTGCGTATGTTACGCTTTTCTAGCTCGCTATTGCCTTTGATTAATGCAATTAAGAAAACACCAACAAGAGGCAAAAACGTAACTGTAGAAAGAATAGGCCAATCAGTCATTACTTAAAGCTCCCAAGCATCATCCACGTAATCAATAACGCAACACCAATGAGCATCGCAAACGCATAGTGATATAAATAGCCTGTCTGCATTCTAATTACTCTATTAGTAACATTAATGACGCGTGCAGCAATGCCATTAGGGCCGCAACCATCAATAATCTTACTGTCGACAACTCTCCACAAAAAATCACCTATCTTAAAAATAGAACGAACAAACAAAACATCATAAAGTTTATCGAAATACCATTTGTTGTGAAGAAAACGATATATAATTGGCAGTGCTTTAGTAAGCTTTTTAGACACTGAAGGAACTAAAATGTAAAATAAATAAGCTAATACAAAGCCCAAGTTCATAGCTATAAAAGGAGACCATTTCACCCAATTAGGAACACTATGCGCTTCATGAAGTATATGGTTATGATCGCTCGTGAATAATACTCCTTTCCAAAAGGATTCATATAAGTCACCAAAAAAATAAGGTTGAAAAACAACACCCGCGAAAAATGCTCCGATAGATAAAACAAATAATGGAATCAACATAATTGGAGGAGATTCATGAACATGACTCATAACATCAACAGTTGCACGTGGTTTACCATAAAACGTCATAAATATAAGACGCCATGAATAAAAGCTTGTTAGTAAAGCAGAGAAAACAAGTAACCAAAAAGCATAGCCTGAAACAATATTATGAGACGCAAAGGCAGACTCTATAATTGCATCTTTTGAGAAAAAACCCGCTGTACCAAAAAGCGTCCCCGGAATTCCAACACCTGTTAATGCAATAGTCCCTATAATCATCATCCAATGAGTTACACCAATATATTTGCGTAACCCTCCCATTTTCCGCATATCCTGCTCATTAGAAACTGCATGAATTACGGAACCCGCGCCAAGAAATAATAATGCCTTAAAAAAAGCATGCGTAAAAAGATGAAAAATAGCAGCTCCATAAGCTCCAACACCCAATGCAACAAACATATAACCAAGCTGCGAACATGTCGAGTAAGCAATAACACGCTTAATATCATTTTGTACCAACCCTACAGTTGCTGAAAAAAATGCAGTTGTTGCTCCAACAACAATGATCACCGTCAAAGCATGTGTAGAAAGTTCAAAAATCGGTGACATACGTGCAACCATAAAAACGCCAGCTGTCACCATTGTCGCCGCGTGAATAAGTGCAGAAACAGGTGTTGGGCCTTCCATTGCATCGGGAAGCCACGTATGTAGAAAAAATTGAGCTGATTTTCCCATAGCACCGATGAATAAAAAAAGACATGTCGCAGTAATCATCATCTGCCCATCAAGCCGCAAACCTAAAAACGTCATATTCTGTAAAAAGCTATTGTCCGCAGCTTGCGCAAAAATGGATGAAAAATTAACCGATTTGAATAAAATAAAGATACTAAAAATACCCAATAAAAAACCAAAATCTCCAACACGATTAACGACAAAAGCTTTCATAGCAGCCTTATTGGCAGAATGTTTTTGAAACCAAAAACCGATCAATAAATAAGATGCGAGTCCAACTCCTTCCCACCCAAAAAACATCTGAACTAAATTATTAGATGTTACCAACATAAGCATCATGAACGTAAATAAAGAAAGATACGCGAAAAAACGAGGCCTCGAAGGATCATGATGCATATAACCTATAGAATAAATGTGCACTAATGCTGAAACACTGTTTACAACAACAAACATGACTGCTGTTAATGTATCAATATGCAATGCCCAATCAAATACCAGCCCACCGATACTCACCCAATGTAAAAGCAATATATCAACTGCCTGAGTATCTCCAACTGCAATAGTAAAAAAAGAAATCCACGATAACGCGGCAACAATAACCATAAAGCTACAGGTTATCAGCTCGCTAACACAGGCTTCCATATTTTTTCCACCTATAGCGGTGATTAAAAAACCTATAAGAGGAAGAAAGACGATTACATAGTACATCTTTCACTAGCCTTTCATCATATTAACATCTTCAACCGCAGTAGAACCACGATTACGAAAAAAAACAACGAGTATTGCGAGACCAATTGCTGATTCAGCAGCCGCCACTGTTAAAATAAACAAGGAAAATATCTGGCCAACAAGATCATTAAGAAATGCTGAAAATGCAACAAAATTAAAATTAACAGAAAGCAAGATAAGCTCAATCGACATGAGGATAATAATTATATTTTTTCTATTAAAAAAAACCCCTAAAACACCAATTGAAAACATGATTGCAGAAACAACGAGATAATGAGCAATACCGATGGACATAATGATCTTTCCGCTAAACGCCTTTTCTTGATTCAACTTT of Bartonella ancashensis contains these proteins:
- the nuoN gene encoding NADH-quinone oxidoreductase subunit NuoN, whose translation is MQTEIMAQLILILPEIIIALGVMVLLLIGAYSGARSYLTIVCLAIFLLAVTICSIVFFRQDGFFYTNALIIDPFSRYMKILTLTGALFSLVMSVNFTCSQKLNKFEFPILVLLATLGMMFMISSGNMLSLYMGLELQSLALYVLAAINRDNVKSSEAGVKYFVLGALSSGLLLYGISLIYGFTGQIGFREISAVLSDQASHLGILLGIVFIFAGLAFKISAVPFHMWTPDVYEGAPTPITAFFAGASKIAAMALIIRIIAFTFIPLGKADAFMPAWQQILIFMAIASMGLGAFAAIGQNNIKRLMAYSSISHMGYVLVGLSSGNILGIKGVILYMTIYLVMTLGSFSFILGMRLNDRYVEDIHDLSGLAKTDLFMATIMTIQLFSLAGMPPMAGFFGKWYAFSAAVYAGLIPLAVIGVVFSVIGAFYYLRIIKIMWFDDAKVDFAILPRELKICLWGSGIFVLCYVFLGSLLAEFAEKAAISLFLT
- a CDS encoding NADH-quinone oxidoreductase subunit M; protein product: MTDWPILSTVTFLPLVGVFLIALIKGNSELEKRNIRNVAFFTTVFVFVISLVIWASFDSENPNFQMVEKFDWLDIGISYHMGVDGISVLFVVLSAFLLPFCILASWEIIKDRLKAYMIAFLLLEVAIIGVFCSLDAMLFYIFFEGSLIPMFIIIGVWGGGRRVYASMKFFLYTLLGSVLMLLAIMGIYWEAGTLNIAVLLNYQFPSYMQTWLWLAFFASFAVKMPMWPVHTWLPDAHVEAPTAGSVILAGVLLKLGGYGFLRFSLPMFPIASANFAPFVFSLSLIAIIYASLVALVQTDMKKLIAYSSVAHMGYVTMGIFAANEQGIQGAIYQMLSHGIVSAALFLCVGVIYDRLHTREISAFGGLVNNMPKYAVVFLIFTMANIGIPGSSGFLGEFLTLVGVFQVSKLVAIFSTMGVILSAAYALYLYRRVVFGPLDKESLKVLSDLSSREKFVLYPMAILTIFFGIYPAPILKTSAFAVESLINKLH
- the nuoL gene encoding NADH-quinone oxidoreductase subunit L — protein: MYYVIVFLPLIGFLITAIGGKNMEACVSELITCSFMVIVAALSWISFFTIAVGDTQAVDILLLHWVSIGGLVFDWALHIDTLTAVMFVVVNSVSALVHIYSIGYMHHDPSRPRFFAYLSLFTFMMLMLVTSNNLVQMFFGWEGVGLASYLLIGFWFQKHSANKAAMKAFVVNRVGDFGFLLGIFSIFILFKSVNFSSIFAQAADNSFLQNMTFLGLRLDGQMMITATCLFLFIGAMGKSAQFFLHTWLPDAMEGPTPVSALIHAATMVTAGVFMVARMSPIFELSTHALTVIIVVGATTAFFSATVGLVQNDIKRVIAYSTCSQLGYMFVALGVGAYGAAIFHLFTHAFFKALLFLGAGSVIHAVSNEQDMRKMGGLRKYIGVTHWMMIIGTIALTGVGIPGTLFGTAGFFSKDAIIESAFASHNIVSGYAFWLLVFSALLTSFYSWRLIFMTFYGKPRATVDVMSHVHESPPIMLIPLFVLSIGAFFAGVVFQPYFFGDLYESFWKGVLFTSDHNHILHEAHSVPNWVKWSPFIAMNLGFVLAYLFYILVPSVSKKLTKALPIIYRFLHNKWYFDKLYDVLFVRSIFKIGDFLWRVVDSKIIDGCGPNGIAARVINVTNRVIRMQTGYLYHYAFAMLIGVALLITWMMLGSFK
- the nuoK gene encoding NADH-quinone oxidoreductase subunit NuoK; the protein is MSIGIAHYLVVSAIMFSIGVLGVFFNRKNIIIILMSIELILLSVNFNFVAFSAFLNDLVGQIFSLFILTVAAAESAIGLAILVVFFRNRGSTAVEDVNMMKG